The nucleotide sequence aagttccaagtttgaagtgcgatattttcaatactaattgacatttcttgttactctcttttcagaagggttgtttagaaatttagcaagctatttatcgtcttatttttattaaaattagttttaatacgtttaaaaatgaattgatatgtagaggtgactttggctcttattttggacaacttgtttattaatttgtccaacttggctgtaaatttggacagctaatccgcctcaataagatgcccattattcttcatttgatgaaccaatcttaccaagtcctcttcctgttcatgtaagggaaacgtagaatgtcacagaagcccggaaactttccatatcattcattaaagtgagttgacttcggtactccaagtacgtgcggattcgctcattccctgacctttccgggagcctttcagggcatttctcgctacatctctttcgtagagatgatgctcctttgtttctccaggcatttgtccaacctagtcatcacaaaagctaaaacttcacgaaatttcgtgagaaaaacacctgtccaaaataagagccatcacctcactggtaaatgtcttaaaacatttcccatttttcacacgaaaaatctaattcacaaggcaaatctcacttcagatcaaatgtacaaatcaccactaacgtgaatgaacaaaattttcaatgagtattcaataatatcactcaaaaaaaccgaagaaacattgttagtacttcactacagctaaataagaactgaagtaaacacgaagttctatcatatttctcgtaagcaattgctcacactgaattttcaacaaagcaatttcaacttaaatcatattcaaaatttaacgtatttagtgttaaaatcttccaaaagaacaaatatttagatagaattcattattcatcaaatattggaataaaaatccatcattttattcaatttatttttagtgtccaatgttatcctcaaagtgtccaaaataagaaactggacaaaagtATGAGCTTTTCCcctatttgagatttctggcaattcaaatgacaatgaattttgttaaataaattaaccaagacgtactttattttcataacatcatcaagtaaaggaatttcattaaaaaaatcaatgaattgcattttcgaactcatatgatatgacaaaaaaaagctcgtttgatattgtcatttttcacgaaaattacagaattcccctacaggacacGCTTTAGTCTTAGGTCACacattcccccccccccccccccccccccaaataggtcagattcattaaaggactatgagaaaaatatgaagtgttcgaaggtagagactgtgtgcgaagcttgaaagccttcgcATATGTTTCTGTCTAGGGTTTAATTGCTAATTCCTATGAACTTTTTTAAGACAAGATTATTTCTTTTGTTGACCTTTTAAACTATTTATAATAGAAATTTATCAgcaataagcccagataagcctatgatggctgagattctttacaagcaACCTTGGATTGTTTGGTGAAGAATCGTGtcaagccaattttatccatttctgcTACCAAGAACAATAATTGAGAATTCATGGACTTATCACTGTACATTTTacacctttaactctttccggaccgcagcatatgctgcaagtcaatttcacaatttttaatcaaaaatatctaagctccggaattaattgaggttctataaaaaatatcttacatttggacatctttatagtttgtaatcattcacaagaatcggatttatatcagttctgaataattaaaaaacattgtttttcatagaatattcatatgcttctttgggtactacagtcccaaaagagacgaaagagttaaggaatgagggatctaaattgaattttattttctgtccaTTTGTTGCAGAAATGGATCAAAGATACAGATGTTTTGGGCATTGTGCTGAAAGATTCACTTCATCAGCCACAATATGTGGAGAAATTGGAGAAGATTCTTCGGTTTCTCATTAAGGAGAAGTCCCTGACATTGGAAGATCTCAATGCCATGTGGCGTGCACAGGCGGGAAAACATGAGGCTATTGTGAAAAATCTCCATGATTTATTGGCAAAATTGGCATGGGATTTCAATGCTGAACAATTGGACTATCTCTTTGATTGTTTTCAGGTAAGAGTAATTTAGAGTTTGCATGTtggttttatgtttttttttttaaattaattgaaatatttaggcAAGTATGACAACGGCTAATAAGAAACAACGTGAACGTCTGTTGGAACTAATACGTCGTTTGGCTGAAGACGATAAAAATGGTTTGATGGCAAATAAAGTGTTGAAATTATTCTGGACACTGGCTCATAGTGCCGAAGTGCCACCGGAAGTGTTGGATCAGGCATTGGCGTCTCATGTGAAAATACTGGATTACAGTTGTTCACAGGAGAGGGATGCACAGAAGCAGATGTGGCTGACAAAGTGTGTAGAAGAGTTAAAATCATCGGAAAATTGGGCATTGCCGGCATTACGATTGATCCGTGAGATTTGCTGCCTCTATGAGGCCACAGCCAATCATCAGCCTCGTCAGCAGCAGTGCCTGAATAGGCAGCATGTGATTGAGAGACTTCAGAATGAGCATACATTGGTGATTTTGGTGACACATAGTTTGACAACGTATATGGATCGTGTGAGGACATTGGTGAAGGAAAATGCTGATTTGGAACCAAATACACTTATACTCGATGGACGGTATCCGCATCCTCAGCAATTGCAGGAGAGATtggattttctcaaatttctccTGAAAGATGGACAATTGTGGCTGTGTGCTGATCAAGCTGAACAAATATGGAATTGTTTGGCTGTCAATGCGGCATTTCCGAGTGATCGTGAAGAGTGTTTTCGGTGGTTTGGTAAATTGATGGGTGATGAACCAGATCTCGATCCGGGTATTAATAAAGATTTCTTCGAGAAGAACCTCCTGCAGCTCGATCCGCAATTACTCACGGAAAGTGGTATAAAGTGTTTTGAGCGTTTTTTCAAGGCGGTCAATTCCAAAGAATTGAAATTACAAGCAAAATTTCGTGGATATGTGTTGGATGATGAAGATCTCATTGGTAAAGACTATCTGTGGCGTGTGATAACGACAGGTGGTGAGGAGATTGCTTGTAAAGCAATTGAATTGCTAAAGGAGGTGTCTACGGCTCTGGGACCACGGTTGCAGGCCAATGTTGgtattttccatgaaaatttcattgatgAGTGCTGTGATCGTTTGCGATCTCATTATGACAATGTATTGCAAGTGAATAAGATCATTGAGGATGTGGTGAAACAGAATGAAGACTGCAATGATATTAAAGCAATGAGAATTGCTGAGGCTGATAAAATGTGTAGGGTATTGCGTGTACTGCAGGAGTACATTAAAGAGTGCGATAGGACATTCAATGGTGATCGATACTATTTGCCACTGAGTCGAGCATGTCGTGGTAAATACTTGAATCTGTACATTAGATTCCAAAATCCTGGTCGTCAAATTGATGATATGGAAATAATAACGCATAGTAATGAAACAGTTGCGGCATTTAAGAGGAATCTACTGAAACGGATTAAAGGGACAACATTGACGAGCATTAAAGTTGATCTCTACTACAGTAGTGGAGAATTGATTGAAGTAGCTGATGATCGGAGTCCATTGTCGCATTTTATGTTGGTGGAAAAGACAATGTTGACGGCTAAATTGACACCAATGGGTGTTGGTATGGCTAGTTCACCGGATAGTTCGAGTGATAGTAGCACAGGATCACCACCACGTCCATGTCCTGATATGACACGCCTAGAATCAGAGGCATCTCTACCGGGTGTCATAATATCTCAAAAGCCACAATATGTGGAATTCTTTCTGAAACTCTATCAACTTGGCAGTGATATGGAACACAGTACCCTACGCGAATGTAGTCTACTACTTCATCTACTGCCACTTGATCGATTTACCATGCAACAACTTGAAACTATGTGCGCAATACGTATTGATGCTGTAGTTATTAGTAGCAGTGGTGATCAACAACGGATCAATAGTGATTTGTCAATGCTGGAGGAACAACCAACACTCGAATCAATGTTTCTCCATGCAACACCTGCCCAAGTGCTTTACAATCTCGAAGTTCTCCATGCTATGCTTATTCCGGCCCTTGAACCACTCAGTGATGGTAATTTACTGCGTCTACAGTCAATATGGTTGTATTCGGGTGTAGCACATTTTATATTGGAACTCCTGACAAAGAATAATTTTCTCCCAAATGCCGATATGAATACGAAACGGGCGGCATTTCAGTGTGTTTTGCGACTGGCGAAGCTCTTTCTCTATATTGTTGGCTGTGTTCTTAGTAGAGTTGGTGATGAACCTGTGACGGCGGCACATGTTGATGGGGCAAGGAGTCAAGTGGAAATACTAAAACAACTTCTAACAACAATTTCGGGTAATAGTGAACAGACACTCAAGACGATAGCATCAAAATTGGCACAGAGTTTGGCCGAAGAGATGCTATCGGCTGGACATCAGGGTGAAATATGTCGACGACTATTTGGTTCGGCACTTCAGTGGTCACTGCCAGATATGGCAACAATTAAGGCAATTGTACAACTAGCATGGGCAGCATCATGTGGATGTCTCAATAAACTCAATGTATCATCGTCATTTACACCAGAAAGTACAATGCCTGAATCAATGGACTTTACTGTATGCAAGGAGGCCCTAGATGTTCTAACAATATCATTAGTCCTCAATCCAAATGCCACAGAAGCTCTCAATCATGATATGGCATGGCCAAAATTTATCACAAGTCTCGTACTGATGAATCCATCGAGGCATGTGAGAAAAGTGGCATCGGACAAACTCTTTCTTATATGCACATACTGTGCTGCTGATCGACGACCATTCACGTACATGGTGATCCTCCTTGTTGGTTCAATACATTCAGTTGTACCACAATATGCTGCCACATGTGCTGAATTCTTTCAACTTCTCTGTCGTATTCTCAACTATGGTTGTCTCTACAATTGGCCACTACCAGTAAGTGATGTCCTGTTCTCCCAAGAGATCACCTGGCTACGTACAATACGGAGTACAGTAAAACAAACAGGAGAGACACAAGTGCATGAAGATCTCCTCGAGGGACATTTGAATTTGGCCAAAGAACTCATGTTTTACCTCTCACCCGAATCAAAAGGACGCCTAAATTCACTAATTCAAGAATTAGTAGATGACTTTCTCTTCCCAGCATCGCGACAGTATCTGGCTATGAGGCGCAATGAGACAATTCCCGAATACAATGGTCCACCGCCAGTTTGTCGTAGTTCACACACAATTGCAGCTGCCTGTGACCTTCTTGTGGCACTATGTCAAAATTCTGTGCCGAATATGAAATTACTTGTAAATACCCTTATGGATATGTTTTGTTCGGACACTGAGCCATTGCGTGAGTGGGAATACTTACCGCCAGTTGGTCCGAGGTCCAATAAGGGTTTCTGTGGCCTCAAGAATGCTGGAGCAACGTGCTACATGAATTCTGTTCTGCAGCAACTTTACATGGTGCCATCAATTCGATTGGGTATTCTGTCGGCTGCTGGAGCATGTACGGATCCCAATGAGGATTTCAGTGGGGAAACCGATACGGCCGATTTGGTGTCAGAGGATGAGAATAACCGACGAAACTATCATGTTGGTATTCTGAAACATGTCCAGGCCATTTTTGCCCACCTGGGGCACAGTGCTCTACAATTCTATGTTCCACGTGGTCTATGGAGCCATTTCAAGTGAGTTGATTGTCACTATGttacttttattatttctaCTTTGAAATAGGAAATAATTTTGGCCTCGGACCCCGAATAAACTCAAGCTAATACTCGAGAAtatatcctgtaaaatttggcggtaaaggattaGAGAGGAAATGAATGCCAAGAATCTTtaattgatgatcctaagccctcatACGGGCTAAAGACCAAagacttagctatatggcttaactgttctaatttcggctgagtttttaaaattttcaaattaatatttcgatttctgagaaatgtcacgCAGTTTGTtcatctgtccgtccggctagagagagagagagagtaagaGGCTAGAGAGCCTGGCTAGAGACCAAGCGGTAAAacatagcgacttgggaccttcgggaactCCCCCATAGGTCGACCCAAGGATGGTTAACATGATCTACATTTTCCTATCATCGCACCCCGTCCTCACCAGaaccattttttttagatattataCAGACAGACATTTCATCCTTATACGAAATTACTGTTGAATAGTttctaataacgggttttcaaggtcaaaggttaaaaagtcactagagagcgtatttctcgtCCAAATGGTATTTTgtttgggctttttggaaaggtcttggaataaaCCGAGAACcgataaacagtaaatgatgtgaaagaaaTGGTCTGTACTGCTGTAGTTTGAAACGTccaaattctgtcaaaaattgttctcaatgttaAGAAGCCTGTAAGATGTCTCTGTTTCTCAGAATCAGTTAGCCCTTGTAGTCGatattttccacctgatagcgaaatagagcccggctggtggattcccttccccgttcgcgggaaattcatatttcccgcctctcgctccaagcaaggccttttaccggtggtatagttctgttgcccgccaTGTGGGGGATTGTCTGACAggcgacactgtcagtcagtcggtaacatggcctggaagagttcggatgggggcacagagctgggtcgctgccgggcaattggccgcgataagccttggtctccttaaggaatctttcagggctaAAGCCCGACTACACCCTGAGAAGACCATTAGCGTTCTGAAGAGAATAAAAAAGTCCTGTAAGAGTCATCGTTAATGATGGATACACCAAATTATatacaatattaaatttagGATTGATTCCACGGGGTGTGGGTCTAACAATCCCATttataataatggatgttccgaattGCCCTTGCGGAAAGACCTAAAATTCCTCTATGGACCTATTATTACAATATTAGGCCCATATCTGTTCACAATTCTTTTCTTAGTATCCCGGAACCACCTTAAGTATTTGCTAACAGAGCTTTTGTCTTGTACccaatagggtaaaatgaggtaatttggagccatttacaatttgggacatttgagattttcttattgtttcagatgagtaaagagaaaacaaagaccgcgaaatagatGGACAACGactaagaagaaaaggaacagttCTTCCCTTTGAAtctctgaaacagtgagaaaatctcaaatgtcccaaattgtaaatagttccaaattacctcattttaccctactagGTATAAATTATGCAATAGATTATAATGAACAGAACGGTgtggatagaaaaaaaaactaggacatctaaatgtaaaaaagaaaaatgaaggcAGAATGAGAAtccgaaaaaaatattgttcagaGAAGAGACACAATGCAGGATAAGGCGCCTCTTCGTCAGGCGCCGCAATCCGCCACCAGTTGGTTAATGCATCAATCAAGACACAGATAGATTCATGTGAATAGAAAATGAGCAAAACTCGAAAAATTTGAAAGTCGtaacaaaataattcaattgacGTAACAAGAActttgaaaatatatatatttttcttatttttgaaaatctgaaaTTGCAGTGATATTATGGTTTACTTTTAGAGGTCCAATCAGCCTCGTTATTTAATTACCTAAAATAGAGGACAAACAGTATGAAATAGCAAGTTGAGGTTTTCGGGGGATCCCGcataagaccgtcttcagactagaggttaatCCTAGTTTCCgaatatctcaaaatcctaaatagtctATATCTAAGTCAAAATTGTCCCTAAAATTGTCGACTGATAAGaatctagagaagttaagcctcaTGGCtaggccttaggtctgaagcccgtaaaaGTTGACCATAAGTTGAGAATCCGAATACAATGAAGTTCAGATGATAACAATATAGAACAACTAATCACAGAATaacatattttgtattttttcaattctactgggaatttgcaaaatgttcctaaatcgtataacccataaaCGGGTTCGTAAGAgtgttttttcacaaatattgtaaataaaatgattttataacgaacaattttgatttcttttagaaaactttgtaaaaaaaagtatttgtcTGACAAAATTTATTACAATGTTTTTCAAAACCCGACcggaattcataaacatttactaaatattttctcgGTAGACGTGTTAACaatcacaaaaattattttaaaattcgagAACCTTAAACATCAAGATTATAAAGAATATTGTtgaattgagacgctcagagcaaaagagGCCCACcgtaaatgtatttttttattaaaatagccCATCAATGTTCTGAGCAACACAATTATGTTTTGTAATTTGAAGTTTTGCAGATGATTGATAaagactattaaaaaaaaatacatttcgctccttggaaattacaaggggccaactcactttttggcgattttgaggttttaatgcactcagacagagaatttaataaaatttcagatgatatgagttaataaatttcgttattagaaaagtttttccaaattttactctTCATGATtacttgcgcggttttgtttgcagtcaaggggcacaaaatagatttatcgttcaaatttttgtgaaacaagggactaactcaagcaagttgatcccgtgtcattctaatttcatgaaaatttgcgcatcatttagaatgacaaagagctaactcataaaaaaacatattttgaaaggtaaaaatatgtatgtttcgatgtttataataatgctcatacaaatggaaaagaattaaattatttttattaacatacataattgagataattatttatacaaagttgaatcttttatgctgtctcctgaaaaatggctcagattgagttggccccttgtaatttccaaggagcgatttaaTAAGTAAATTCAAAGACAACCAGTACGGggaagtggcctgcctttgaatgtgaaaaatagaatattcaaaggctgccacattcaaaggcaggccactttgcCCTACCTCTTTTCAGGCTTAGGGAAATAGTCAGATTTGACAtggatttttccatttttatagATTGCAAGGTGAACCAGTAAATTTGCGAGAACAACAAGATGCTGTTGAATTTTTCATGTCACTCTTTGAGAGTCTCGATGAAGGTCTAAAGGCACTTGGGCATCCGCAACTGATGGGTGCCACCCTAGGGGGATGCTTTAGTGATCAGAAAATATGCCAAGAATGTCCTCATCGTTATTCAAAGGAGGAACCTTTCAGTGTCTTCAGTGTTGATATAAGAAATCACAGTTCTCTCACTGATTCACTCGAACAGTATGTGAAGGGAGAATTGCTCGAGGGTGCCGATGCTTATCATTGTGATAAATGTGATAAAAAGGTATtgtactactttttttttactacaaGAATAAATTATACTTCAGTTtacatttttgaataaaattttctgttatttCCTTCCAGGTGGTTACAGTTAAAAGGCTTTGTGTTAGAAAACTGCCTCCAGTGTTGGCTATTCAACTAAAGAGATTTGAGTACGATTACGAACGTGTTTGTGCGATTAAATTCAatgattattttgaattttcgcgAATACTCGATATGGAGCCTTATACAGGTGAGCGTAAATTCTATTGGTTcatcaatttcaatattttaattctttttttttctacataaaaTCAGTGTCTGGATTAGCAAAAATTGATGGAGAAGTGATTGAGGTGGATGATCCGACTGAAGATCAACCAGCAACGACAAAGTATCAATTGACGGGAATTGTTGTGCACAGTGGACAAGCAAGTGGGGGTCACTATTTCAGCTATATCTTGCATCGTGATCCAATAACGGGCAAGGAAAAGTGGTATAAATTTGATGATGGTGAAGTGAGTGAGTGCAAGATGCATGAAGATGAAGAAATGAAGACTCAGTGCTTTGGTGGTGATTACATGGGTGAAGTGTATGATAATAATCTCAAGAGGATGCAGTATCGACGACAGAAGAGATGGTGGAATGCATATATGCTCTTCTATACACGATGTGATCAGACACCAATTCAGCAAAAGCCCAGCATTGAGCAGCTTTCACTGGCAGACAGTCGAAACTGTGTCCTACCAATGCCGGAACCCATTGAGAAAAGTGTCAGGTGAGTTTATGTtatattttattactattttttggggttgaacaaaattttacattttcgttcgattaggaaaaaaattaattttgctaaGTTTAATACTTTaacatgtttgcaaaaaaaatagtaCATTTGGACAgcgtattattattttttgcttaATAAAAAAGAGCCTAAATCCGTAAATATTTAGAAGAACTTTGAACCGAATATGGCTAAGGGGTTTCTTGTGCTACCTGAAATCCTGAGAATTTTctaattgatacatttttataggaaatctaACACGATACAACTATCAAAAACTATCTTGCTCTATTGCgaaagaaaatatgtttttttttattcatttccaaAAAGGTTTTTCTtgggaagaaaattctctttggTTATAGGaggcagaaaaggcgaactggagacAAGTTGGCCGTATAGGCCATAtagggtgaatggtggaaagcgagacacttaagaaaaaaatcaatttcaaatgcatttttaaactgaataaataattattttttaccatttttttgtatcatgggattctttgacaaatattttaacagaatcttaacagttgttattaaatattgcaaccgaataatcggaaaattcacggaaattaaaaaataacacattttgaaaagatggacaaaattttggaaagttggacaaaaacttttggaaagttggacatagtcatattaatgacaaaatatcatacaaaatatgtagaaaatcaaatgttgagggttttctctgtatacttgcacatttgatggttatgctaatccgtCCTTTATGTCCAGTtaaacagttgaggaacgctaattaccaagaacttcctggacgtccaaccaaaaagaggttctgtaaatttcgcAGACGCCTCgtgctgtccagcagttatagctttaaagcggatgcaatttttagcacatttcaattttccattcgcccaaatccttttccacttgctttgggagttctgtagaggttcctatttgtctttctccaggagtttttgcgaAATTGACTACCCACTctatcagaaaaagtggtcttcggaatctggaaatccttgcagcctttttcagga is from Phlebotomus papatasi isolate M1 chromosome 1, Ppap_2.1, whole genome shotgun sequence and encodes:
- the LOC129800587 gene encoding probable ubiquitin carboxyl-terminal hydrolase FAF isoform X1, coding for MTYDTRGRTSSDQQQSHPPQVDGGSNSSNQGGSTTGQSGSEQQPPATQQQTVSATSSETETLTPEELIASFPLAKLNSLTTKISSARWVVPVLPEQELECLLNSAIALTSAGVDHDCEPCMRFYRDGLTTSFMKILTDEAVNSWKYNIHYCILMSCGKLLQLTALHMKRDNPYLLDLLAVVLDPDNKFHTFNASRQPEIYLPGTNGVGLQSPIWGNMEDIYAVSPAEPRHPKGWLVDLLNRFGQLGGFDNLLERFNTGIALLKKPVSSEDMQSSSAGTTSSLSLSDDSTKMKTSTVSSSGTNSTSTSLVLEDNNKITLPLIHALVRPFGQCYELLTIPTIEKYFMPIWGVVLELLDGLTDEELKKEAKPEGRSDSINGIVRAARCLASRLPNQENLIKELEMFRLKMILRLLQVSSFNGKMNALNEINKVLSTVAYYPHRNQGPHLQQDDEMDWLTAEKMAKWIKDTDVLGIVLKDSLHQPQYVEKLEKILRFLIKEKSLTLEDLNAMWRAQAGKHEAIVKNLHDLLAKLAWDFNAEQLDYLFDCFQASMTTANKKQRERLLELIRRLAEDDKNGLMANKVLKLFWTLAHSAEVPPEVLDQALASHVKILDYSCSQERDAQKQMWLTKCVEELKSSENWALPALRLIREICCLYEATANHQPRQQQCLNRQHVIERLQNEHTLVILVTHSLTTYMDRVRTLVKENADLEPNTLILDGRYPHPQQLQERLDFLKFLLKDGQLWLCADQAEQIWNCLAVNAAFPSDREECFRWFGKLMGDEPDLDPGINKDFFEKNLLQLDPQLLTESGIKCFERFFKAVNSKELKLQAKFRGYVLDDEDLIGKDYLWRVITTGGEEIACKAIELLKEVSTALGPRLQANVGIFHENFIDECCDRLRSHYDNVLQVNKIIEDVVKQNEDCNDIKAMRIAEADKMCRVLRVLQEYIKECDRTFNGDRYYLPLSRACRGKYLNLYIRFQNPGRQIDDMEIITHSNETVAAFKRNLLKRIKGTTLTSIKVDLYYSSGELIEVADDRSPLSHFMLVEKTMLTAKLTPMGVGMASSPDSSSDSSTGSPPRPCPDMTRLESEASLPGVIISQKPQYVEFFLKLYQLGSDMEHSTLRECSLLLHLLPLDRFTMQQLETMCAIRIDAVVISSSGDQQRINSDLSMLEEQPTLESMFLHATPAQVLYNLEVLHAMLIPALEPLSDGNLLRLQSIWLYSGVAHFILELLTKNNFLPNADMNTKRAAFQCVLRLAKLFLYIVGCVLSRVGDEPVTAAHVDGARSQVEILKQLLTTISGNSEQTLKTIASKLAQSLAEEMLSAGHQGEICRRLFGSALQWSLPDMATIKAIVQLAWAASCGCLNKLNVSSSFTPESTMPESMDFTVCKEALDVLTISLVLNPNATEALNHDMAWPKFITSLVLMNPSRHVRKVASDKLFLICTYCAADRRPFTYMVILLVGSIHSVVPQYAATCAEFFQLLCRILNYGCLYNWPLPVSDVLFSQEITWLRTIRSTVKQTGETQVHEDLLEGHLNLAKELMFYLSPESKGRLNSLIQELVDDFLFPASRQYLAMRRNETIPEYNGPPPVCRSSHTIAAACDLLVALCQNSVPNMKLLVNTLMDMFCSDTEPLREWEYLPPVGPRSNKGFCGLKNAGATCYMNSVLQQLYMVPSIRLGILSAAGACTDPNEDFSGETDTADLVSEDENNRRNYHVGILKHVQAIFAHLGHSALQFYVPRGLWSHFKLQGEPVNLREQQDAVEFFMSLFESLDEGLKALGHPQLMGATLGGCFSDQKICQECPHRYSKEEPFSVFSVDIRNHSSLTDSLEQYVKGELLEGADAYHCDKCDKKVVTVKRLCVRKLPPVLAIQLKRFEYDYERVCAIKFNDYFEFSRILDMEPYTVSGLAKIDGEVIEVDDPTEDQPATTKYQLTGIVVHSGQASGGHYFSYILHRDPITGKEKWYKFDDGEVSECKMHEDEEMKTQCFGGDYMGEVYDNNLKRMQYRRQKRWWNAYMLFYTRCDQTPIQQKPSIEQLSLADSRNCVLPMPEPIEKSVRSQNIRFLHSRSFFSPEFFNFILKLVNCSVPSPRSEKITQHAEELLLLGVQLASQFLFHSGFRTKKTLRGAAIDWYEELKIPVSIWYDSLCQHVRHSAVVRSWFAQNALLNPPTRLAEYILIAPSPEVRAVFVKLVVFFCHFAINDDPIANFEGSNLCEQVLISVLSLLKGEVAEHGKHLPHYFSLFCMYAGLGLQEKHQLLKLNVPAIFMQVALDDGPGPPIKYQYPEWSKLHQVVSHLVRCSDVSSRCTSSKSESGVRPLPNPYLEPNILSENLAPLSPEACEYLFGRTTYVKKVIEDTNVGDEGLKLLQYCSWENPHFSRTVLTELMWQCGFAYWHDMRHHTDLLLNILLMEDSWQHHRIHNALLGVSEEREGLLDTIMRSKIHYQKRAYQIIKCLVQLFRRSPVAHSMLSNNAKLTRQWTDAVEWLQDELERTRSVGGQYNYSSWSPPAQSNDSTNGYMLERSQSAKNVLQAAVELFPEEVSEEPDEPIIQVDTDVGQIDETGSATTVVAGPEFVDPLRKDDEVTAAPGTVLTTVTATTGHSTAVTTTPAVVVKNDSVKAESNEGEMTFMMILNKTMTQMRVSSNQSPSGVESDGESSTTRTVNQRSGHTVQMEGNALTSSGEGSSSTTTTITTTTPAVNSTKQKFEQT